The Synechococcus sp. UW69 DNA segment TCGGTGGGGTAGACGTCGGAGAACTGGGTGACGCTGGTCACCTGATCAGCGGAAGCCGCGTAATCAGAAACGCCGTTGATGTTCAGCTCGGCGGCATTTGCTGCTGGGCTGTTGACAACAGCCAAAGGGGCCAGAAGGCCAAGGGCAGCAGGAGCCACCAGCAGTTGCCGGCAAAGCTTCATGGATAGGAAGAGACAAAAAAACCCCAGATGCGATCGCTGGGGTCAAAGGTTGCAAAAGGAATGCTTCCGATCAGTCTATCAGGGCCACCCAGGCAAAGGCCATGCCGATCCCCATCCAGATCCCAGCACCCAGCCGCTGGCCTTGGGAGCCAAGACGTTCCAGCAGCCCTTTGGACCATGCCGCCACCAGCAGAAGCAAGGCTCCCTGGCCTAACAGCAGGCCAAGGAAATACGTCAGTAGAGGCGTGGCTTCAGCCCCAAAGATCGTGCTGCCCAGTAGAAAGCCATGGAGGGCGATCAACGGGCACAACCAGAACGGTGACAGCACGGTGAGGGCAATCAATCCCTCCGCAACAAGGCTGAGAGACACCAGAGCTTCTGCCCAAGGCGCAATCGCATCAGGCAGCGGAATGAACTGCGAAAGCACACTGCCACCGAGGCCAAGGGCCAGAAGCGGTACCACCCAGGCCAGAGGGCGTTTCAGCCCGATCAAGGCGATCGCCAACAGGAACAAAAGATGGTCAGGACCCAGGAGCGGGTGCCCGATGCCACTGATCAAGCCCTGCCAAGCAGTCAGTGCTGAGCTGTCACCCATGCCGAAGGGATGGTGCGCAAACGCCGGACTGGCGATCAAGACAACTGCCGTAAGTGACGTGGCAGCAATCTGAAATGGCCTCCGAAAGGCCAAGGGCAAAAAATTCAAAGTCGATCCTCGTCGGTGTTGTCCTGGCGGGCGTTCTGACTGACGTCGGCGGAGCCGACGTTTCACAGCTGCGGGACAGCGACGGATTTTCACCGCTCTTTCCCCGTTTCCATCAGCGGCTGATCCCCGCTGATACCAGCATTTCACTATAAGGATGAGATTCGTGCTGAACAAAAAAATCCCCTGACCGGTCAGCCAGCCAGGGGAAACATTTGAGTCGAGCGTTCTCAGCTCTGCCACGAGCTGGGGGTTAAGGCCTTCAGGACCAGCCTTTTACCGACTGGGATTCGACATAAGCAGCAACATCAGCAATTTCAGCTGCGCTCAGATTTGGGCCAAAAGCAGGCATACCGTTTTTGCCATTGGTCACCTGATAAGCGATGGCCTCTTCATGACCCTCGTTGTAGTTGGCGAGATAAGCCTTGAGGTCATCCTGTTGGAGGGTGCGCTGACCATTCACAACGTTGCCGCCGCCGATATGGCAAGCCGCGCAATTGGCGGAGAACACTTGCTCACCATGGGCAGCATCTGCAGCAAATACCATGGATGGAGCGATCAATGCGATCAAAGCGGCCAGGGCCAAAGAAAGAAAGTGACGCATGAATGAGTGTTTTGACTCAAGCAACTTGATTCAGAGACCTCACTAAAGCCCCAGAAAAACACCGTTCTTCACTTTTTATACGTTGAGATGTAATGGATAACTCTGCAGAATGGCGAATGTGTCATGGGGCTCTTAAGCCATTGAGAGCACTCCTGATTGGCCTAGTGGCAGTGTTTGTGGTGATTCTTCCTGGGCACCCGGCCTCAGCCTGTGTGGAGGGCTTGGCCTGGGGAATGCCTCTGGAGCAGGTGGATGCTCATTTGGGTCAGGCGAAACCCATCGGAGATCGTCCCCAGGAAAGATTTGAAGTTCAAGATGTGATGCTTGATCGGCTGCCTGTCTCCCGCGTCACGTTTGAGTTGAGCCAGTCCCAGGGCTTGCAATGGCTCGCCTACGAATTCGCGATCGATGACATGACGGAAGTGCTGGCCGGATTGCGGGCCCGCCATGGCTCACCACTCAGCACGAGTGTTGAAGAAGCGGACCACAACGATCAGATTTGGGTCTGGAACACAGGGGAAGACCTGATCACAGCTGTTAAACGGAAGGCCAATGAAGAGCAGAAATTCCTGCTCTCCTATCGCCCAAGTCGCCTGCATCCGCAGACGCTCTAAAGAACTCCTTACTGGACCACCTCTGCCGCATGAAAATTCCAGGAGTCACCGTCCTCCAGCCATAACTCCCAAGCCAATCGTCGGCCACGTTTAAGGCGAAGCTGACCACCAAAGCCAGCCGGGGAAGGCTGATACAACTCGGTGATGTCATCGACAGGATGACCATCCCGAGTGAGCACCTCCTCCACCGCCTCTCCAAGCCGGGCCGTCAAGTCGCACCGCAGCTCATCAATCGTCACGATTGCTGGCTCGAAAAATCGAGCACCAGATCGCCGACGTCATCGCGACTGATCTGAAACCCGAACCCATCAACAGTTCCTGACCACAAGCCTGCATCGAGATCAGCCTCGACCCCCTGCAGCTGCTCCACCTTGTGATCGAAGAGGAGGCCGAAGCAATGGGCGGCGACCTGGGCGGCCTGGGACGCATCCATCTCATCGAGTTCATGGGCCTCCACCGGACACCCGTCGAGCAGTTCGGCATCGATCACGTTGCCGGAACCGACATCCTCAACAAGAGCTCGCAATCCAGCCAGGTCGTTCATTGCAGCCGCCGTTGAACCAACACATCACCCACCATCATCCCTGGGCCAAAGCCGTGGTGAGGGCCGTGTCCACACTCAATGTGCGCGATCCCAAATGCACCGGCTGCGCCAGCACAGCCTGAGCCAACTCCAGTTCAAAGGGAACAAAACCACCCTCCGGACCCACCATCACCACAGCATCCCCCGGAGGTGTTTCGCGCAGCGCGAGGGAGGCCCCCATCTGTGCAATCCAGCAAGGCCGTCCCGCACAGATGTCCTTCAGCTGGTCTTCCACAAAAGGGCGAAAGCGTCTGTATTGATGCACCTTTGGAACCACGGTGTCGCTCGCGCGTTCCATCCCGGCCAGCAACGCGTCATGAACCTTGTCCGGTGCGAGTAAAGGCGACTGCCAATAGCTCTTTTCCACTCGGGCGCTTTGGATCAGATGAAGATTGGCCACCCCGTACTCCGCCACGGTGCGGAACAGACGGCGCAGCACCTTGGGCCTCGGCAACGACAGAACAACGTCGAACCGGTGTCGCGGCGGCGGTGGCTGACTCAATTCAACGCGTAACACCACTGAATCCGCATCGATCGCGCAGATGCGTCCGTGACCCAAAAGGCCATTGAGCTCACCAACCCGAACGCTGTCGCCTACCGCAGCCCGCAGCACCGCACGAATGTGATCAGCCCGGCGATCAACAAGACGAACATGCTCTTCATCCCGCCAATCAGAACGATCTAAGACAACGATGTTCATATCTGAGGCAAGTCATATGAGCCACAGGCAGCTCCTGTTTAGGACGCCATGCCAAGCAGAGGGGCAACCGAACTGATGCTGACGGTGTTTACACCAAGGCAACAGTTGGAATCAGTCAGGAACTGCAGAACAATGCTGGTATGCAACAACCAACATCAAACTTCGGCAACAACAATCTCACACAACTTCTCAGCCAAAGACTAGATCTTTGGGATCAACAAGATGCCGCACAACGGGATGGAGCATTCCATCGGGCGTTATCTCTGGAACAACAGATCCGGCAAATCAGCGATGAGATCCACAAAGCAATAGCACTTCAGCAGTGCTCAAACACCCCGGGGATCAACTCCTGCTGGCGACGCGCCTGATAGTCGGCATCGGCAGCGCGCAACGCTGCCGCATCCTCCTGGAACCAACAGCCATACAGCAGGTTCAGGATCCGATCGACATCCAGATCGCGATCAGCCACGTCCTGCCAGAGGCGCTGGCTTAACTCAACATCAGCGAACTGAAATTGGGCCTGAGCCAGACGTCGGGCTGCGTCGAAATGAGCCTGCTGAAGCTGACGTGACGGCGAGTCGTACTGGAGCAGGCGACCTTGAATTGTCTGAAGCAAACCCATGCCACAAACCTGACTGCACTCAATTTGAATCCGCAGCTGCCCTTCGACAATGGGTTGTCATGCTGATTTTCATTAACAGACCTAGGGTCAATTCAGACGCGCTGCTGCAATGTCCTCCAACCGCCAGAGGCAACTCGCAGCAGCGCTGCTGATTCTTGGGGCCGTAGCGGCAATCCTTCTCCCCTTCATTTCAGCGACGCTGCTGACACTGGCCTTAGGAGGCATCGCCTTTTCGGCAGGGGTGAGTCAGCTCCTGCGGCTGGGGCAAGGCAATGCTCCGGGGAAGCTCTTCCGCGTGCTCTCGGCTCTTCTCTATATCGGTGGAGCGATCTTCATTTTGATCGACCCGATCGAAGGAGAGATCAGCCTGACCCTGTTCGCGGGAGTGGTTGTGCTGTTTGAGGGAATCATGGAGCTCGCTGCGGGCGCAACGTCGAAAGGCCCGATGGCTGGACTGGTGCTCCTCGATGGTCTGCTCTCCGCAGGCATCGGCCTGTTATTAGTGCTCGAGTGGCCGAGTGACAGTGTCTGGGCCTTGGGAACACTGTTCGGCATCACCCTGCTGTCCTCAGCATTCAAGCTCCTGCAACAGCCCGGCGGGGAAGTCGCTTAACCAGGCAAATCCCCAACCAGACCCTGGGGCAATCAGGGAACGTTGTAGAAAGCAGAAAAAACCACAACCCATGGATCTTGCTCCGTGGATCTAGGTCTTTCAATGGGATAAACAGCGATAACTTGTGAGCAAAAAACAAGCTTCTCGTCGCTTATTGATGACAAATCAAGCCCGAGTTTTTCCCATTATCGCAAATAAAAATACCGCAAGAGCGTGTGATCAGCAGACATCAAATCCCAACAGAATCGTGTCTTGTAAGGCGGCGTGATTAAGGCTCGGGCGTTGCCGTTGCAGGGCGGGAAGAATCTCCAATAACAGATTGTTAGCGCGGCGTGATTCAGTGCACACGCCGACGCGATCTCCAACGGAACGGGCGAGGCGGATCTGATCAATCACCAGCTGCAGCTGGAACACCTGCTGATCCAGGCTCTTGGATTGGGCTTGGGCGCTCCCCATCAAGCTGCAGCCCAGCAGCACTGCCAACCACCAGCCCTGTGATCGCATCGGCACACAACTCCACGCCAGGCATCCCCCTCAACCTCCCATGCCGCCTCCCCCCGGAGTGAGCATGCGAATGGCCTCGCCAGCCTCGAGCTCCAGCTGAACAGAACCGGGTAGGGGATGCTCCGCCCCGTCACAGTCCAGGCGCAGATTCACACCACAAGCTCCGCTTGACCCACCGTTGAGCCCGAACGGAGGCACCTGCCGGGATCCACTGATCAACGACACACACATCGGTTCAAGGAAACGGATCGTGCGCTCCAGGCCGTCGCCCCCAGGCCAACGGCCGTTCCCACCACTGCCGCAGCGCACAGCGAAGGATTCCAGCCGCACGGGATAACGGCTTTCCAGCACTTCGGGATCCGTCAGCCTTGAGTTGGTCATGTGCGATTGCAGGCCCACGGAGCCGGCAAAGCCATCCCCAGCTCCACCGCCACCGGCCACCGTTTCGTAGTACTGACAGCGCCCATTGCCGAAGCTGAAATTGTTCATCGTTCCCTGGCCGGCCGCCTGGACACCAAAGGCACCGAACAACAGATTGCAAAGGACCTGAGACACCTCCACATTGCCGGCCACCACAGCCGCTGGGTAACGCGGATTCAACAGACAGCCCGGTGGCACCACCAGATCGAGTGGTGCGAAACAGCCCTCGTTCAAGGGGATGTCGTTGTCGAGGAGGCAACGGATCACGTACAGCACGGCCGCGCGCGTCACCGCCAAGGGGGCATTGAAGTTGCCCGGCCGTTGGGGCGATGTTCCGGTGAAATCCAACCGCAGCCGTTGGCGTTGCCGATCAAGGCTGACCTCCACCACCAGGCATGAGCCGTCATCCATCACAAGCTGTTGACGGGCGCCCGTCAGGCGCGACAACAGGTGCTGAACACTGCTTGCTGCATCCCTCTGCAGAAGAGTCATCTGCCGTTGCACCACGACCTCCCCCTCCCGCTCCACGAGATGTTGCAGCGCCGCAATTCCGGCCTGATTGGCCGCCACCTGCGCCTGCAGGTCGGCCAGCAGTTCTGATGGGTTGCGTGGCGGCGTTGCCATTCCGCTCCACGCCGTTTCCAAATCAGCGTCGAGGACCCGGCCCTCGCGAACAAACAGCAGGTTGCGCAGCAGCAGGCCCTCATCAGCCATGGTGAGGCTGAAGGACGGCATCGACCCGGGGGCAATTCCGCCCACATCGGCGTGATGGCCACGACTGGCCACAAAGAAGCTGGGCTGATCCCCATTGCAGAACACCGGCGATATGGCGGTGATATCGGGCAGGTGGGTGCCGCCGTGGAAGGGGTCGTTGCTGAGCAGCGTGTCGCCCGGCTGCAGCGGTGCAACATCGCCAGCGGATACCTGAGCCAGCAGGTCACGCACGCTGTCTCCCATCGATCCCAGATGCACCGGGATGTGGGGGGCATTGGCCACCAGGGCACCCGAGGCATCGAACAACGCACAGGAGAAATCCAGGCGCTCGCGAATGTTCACGGATCGGCTGCTCTGCCGCAGTTGTTCCCCCATCTGTTCGGCGATCGCCATGAAGCGGTGGCGAAACAGTTCCGCCTGAAGCGGGTCGTCCGCATCACCCTCCGCCAGCGATGGCGAACCGGCCTGAGGCTGCCGGCGCTCCAACAACAACGTGTCCCCCTGCGCCACCCTTGCCTGCCAGCCGTCATCCAGAACCGTGCATCCGGTGGATTCGGCGATCAGAGCTGGGCCTGAGATCCTTTGATCCAGCACCAAGGCGCTGCGCTCGTACAGGGGAACCTGGGTCCAGCCGCTCTGCTCGAGGTGCATCGGCACCAGCTGGAAACCCGCCAGTTCTGACGTTCGTTCGGCAATCCCATTCGGCCCATTCGGCCCATTCGGTGCTGTCGCATCGAACTGTTGCGGCGCTGTGACCTCAACATTGAGCTGTTCGACGATCAGAGCCTGATCGGCATCGATGCAGTAGCCGAAGCGCAATTGATGGCTCGTCTGAAAGGCCGAGACCAGGTCGTCAACAACTTGGTCCGGAGACCAGGTGAGCACCAACGTCTGTTCTGCAGCGGCATAACGCAGGGCAAGGTTGACCCAGACCTCCGGCGCCTCAGAGTCGAGGTCAGCACAATCGCCCTGGCGACGTAACTCCTCCTGCGCCTCATGGGTCAGCATCTCGACCTGATGAGGCATCTCAGCCAGCAGGGCGGAGGACAGCGGAACGCCGAGATGCACTTGTCGCCGGCAGCGCTGGCGGGCCTGCCCCATGCCAAAGGCGGAGAGAACACCGGCCATGGGGTGCAACAGCACGGTGTTGAGTCCGAGTTCATCCGCCAGACGACAGGCATGCTGACCACCGGCACCGCCGTAGGCCACCAACACCCCGCCACGGATGTCCTCACCCCGATGCAGCGAAACGCGGCGAATGGCTGCGGCCATGGTTTCCACCGCCAGTTGCAACGCCCCCGCCGCTAGCCGCTCCGAGGTCTGCCCCAGCGTTGCAGCAAGATCCGCGAACGCACGCCGCACCACGTCAACATCCGGGGGCAAATCAGCGCAAGCGCCGAACACCGCCGGGAAGCACGCCACCTGCAGACGCCCCAGCAGCAGGTTCGCGTCGGTGATGGTGAGCGGTCCCCCAGCGCGGTAGCAAGCGGGACCCGGTCGCGCCCCCGCGGAGCGGGGACCCACCCGCAGGCGCTCCCCCTGCAGCTCCAGCACCGATCCGCCTCCGGCAGCCACCGTTTCAATCGGCAAGCGGGAGGCCAGCAACTGCAAGCCGGCGATCTCGGTCTGCTCCTTGACCTGCCGCAACGCCTGCGCATCAGCGGAAGCCACGCAGAACACATCCGTCGACGTCCCCCCCATATCGAAGCCCAGCACCGGTACCCCTTCAAAACCGGCAAGCCGCGCCGCCGCGATCGCACCCACCATCCCGGCCGCCGGCCCCGAAAGGATGGTGTCTTTGGCCTGCAAGGTGACCGGAGCCTGCAACGCTCCGCTGGAAGTCATCACCCGCAGTGGCGTGGCAGATCCAAGCGCCCCTCGCACTTGCTGCAGGTAGCCATCCAGCACCGGATGCACGGCCCCCTCCACCAACGCCGTCTGCCCCCGCGGCACCAGGCGGGGCATCACGCTCACCTGATGGGAGCAGACCACGGTGCGAAAGCCAACCTCGCGCAGCATTGCCGCACAACGCTGCTCATGGAGTGGATTGCACTGGGCATGCAGGAACGCCACCACGGCGACGTCGAGACCGGACCGGCGCAGCTCCTCCAAACGCCGCCGCAGCGGTTGATCCAGCACCAAAGGCTCCACCTCATCACCCCGCGCATCGAGCCGACCGGCCACCTCCAGCACCGTTTCCGCCAGAAAGGGACGCTTGGATTGCTCAAGAGCGAACAGATCGTCGCGATGTTGATCGCCGATCCACAGCTGATCCCTCAGGCCTGCATTGGTGAGCAAAAACAATGGCGCACCACAGCCCTCCAACAACGCATTGGTGGCGACAGTGGTGCCGAGGCGCACCTCATCGACGTCCCCCAGATCCACACCAGACGACCCCGAATCCAGCATCGCGACCATGGCCGACACCGCAGGGTCTCCAGAACTCGCCTGCTCAGACAGCACCTTGCGCACATGCAGCCGCCCCTCTGGATCGCGACCAATCAGATCGGTGAAGGTGCCGCCGCGATCAATCCAGAAGCACCAACCCATCCCGCTGCCACTGATGACTGGGCACCACCTTGACGCGCCAGCTCAACGACGGGCCACGGCGTACTGATCCCGCCACAGGATCGCCTCAACAGGAAGCACATCCCAGGGCTGGGGAAGCTTGAGGCCATCGTGAACCGCACGGTGCCGGTGCTCACTGATCCAAAGCAGAGAGCCAACCACCCAGTTGGGCAGGTTGGCCAAAAGCCGGGCCTCAAACTCCTGCTCCGTCTCCTGCTCGTCGTAAAGGAGAACCGTCATCACCTCACGGTCATCCATGGTCCAGCGGACCAGCCAGGTGAGTAGCGGCTCGGGAATCACCGACATTCGAAGATCAAAGTTCTCCTGAATGGCATGCACCATTTCATGGCGTAACACCCGCTCGAGATCCTGATCAGAACGACGAACATTGCTCTCGCAAAGCTCAATCAAGTTGGTGCCACTGATGTAGCCACCCATGAGCCCAGGTTGATCACGGCAGTCGCGGGGACTGTCCACGACACTCACGCCAGACAGGGCGAGAAAAACTGACAAACCAAGATCCAACACCCTTTCCCTCCTTAATCATCCCTTAAGAATCCAAGCACTGGCCTTGCCCGGCTCGGCATGAGCTCAACAAAGCGTTTCCTGGCTTTCCTTTAACGGGCCGACCTGGGAACGTTGGAGTGCGTTTCACCCCAACGACTTGGACAAGCTCGCCACCGCCTGGGCGATCTTTCAGGGGTTGCTGTTGGAAGCCATTCCGTTCCTGATGCTGGGCGTCGCCATCGCGGGGCTCGCCAGATGGGCGGTGCCGCCGGGCGCATGGATCGACAGGCTCCCGAAGAACCCCGTGCTGGCACCGATCATCGGCGCCTTAATGGGGTTTGCACTGCCGGCCTGCGAATGCGGCAATGTCCCGGTCGCCCGCCGTCTGCTGGCCAGCGGTGCCCCAATGGGCACCGCGTTTGGCTTTCTGTTTGCTGCGCCGGTGCTCAATCCCATCGTCCTGGCCAGCACCTGGGCGGCCTTTCCCGATCAGCCCTGGCTTCTGGTGGCCCGACCATTGGGGGCTTTTCTGCTGGCGATCCTGCTGAGTCTGTTGCTGGTGCAATTGCCCGAGACACAGCTGCTGGCAACAG contains these protein-coding regions:
- a CDS encoding HdeD family acid-resistance protein; the protein is MSSNRQRQLAAALLILGAVAAILLPFISATLLTLALGGIAFSAGVSQLLRLGQGNAPGKLFRVLSALLYIGGAIFILIDPIEGEISLTLFAGVVVLFEGIMELAAGATSKGPMAGLVLLDGLLSAGIGLLLVLEWPSDSVWALGTLFGITLLSSAFKLLQQPGGEVA
- a CDS encoding hydantoinase B/oxoprolinase family protein, whose protein sequence is MGWCFWIDRGGTFTDLIGRDPEGRLHVRKVLSEQASSGDPAVSAMVAMLDSGSSGVDLGDVDEVRLGTTVATNALLEGCGAPLFLLTNAGLRDQLWIGDQHRDDLFALEQSKRPFLAETVLEVAGRLDARGDEVEPLVLDQPLRRRLEELRRSGLDVAVVAFLHAQCNPLHEQRCAAMLREVGFRTVVCSHQVSVMPRLVPRGQTALVEGAVHPVLDGYLQQVRGALGSATPLRVMTSSGALQAPVTLQAKDTILSGPAAGMVGAIAAARLAGFEGVPVLGFDMGGTSTDVFCVASADAQALRQVKEQTEIAGLQLLASRLPIETVAAGGGSVLELQGERLRVGPRSAGARPGPACYRAGGPLTITDANLLLGRLQVACFPAVFGACADLPPDVDVVRRAFADLAATLGQTSERLAAGALQLAVETMAAAIRRVSLHRGEDIRGGVLVAYGGAGGQHACRLADELGLNTVLLHPMAGVLSAFGMGQARQRCRRQVHLGVPLSSALLAEMPHQVEMLTHEAQEELRRQGDCADLDSEAPEVWVNLALRYAAAEQTLVLTWSPDQVVDDLVSAFQTSHQLRFGYCIDADQALIVEQLNVEVTAPQQFDATAPNGPNGPNGIAERTSELAGFQLVPMHLEQSGWTQVPLYERSALVLDQRISGPALIAESTGCTVLDDGWQARVAQGDTLLLERRQPQAGSPSLAEGDADDPLQAELFRHRFMAIAEQMGEQLRQSSRSVNIRERLDFSCALFDASGALVANAPHIPVHLGSMGDSVRDLLAQVSAGDVAPLQPGDTLLSNDPFHGGTHLPDITAISPVFCNGDQPSFFVASRGHHADVGGIAPGSMPSFSLTMADEGLLLRNLLFVREGRVLDADLETAWSGMATPPRNPSELLADLQAQVAANQAGIAALQHLVEREGEVVVQRQMTLLQRDAASSVQHLLSRLTGARQQLVMDDGSCLVVEVSLDRQRQRLRLDFTGTSPQRPGNFNAPLAVTRAAVLYVIRCLLDNDIPLNEGCFAPLDLVVPPGCLLNPRYPAAVVAGNVEVSQVLCNLLFGAFGVQAAGQGTMNNFSFGNGRCQYYETVAGGGGAGDGFAGSVGLQSHMTNSRLTDPEVLESRYPVRLESFAVRCGSGGNGRWPGGDGLERTIRFLEPMCVSLISGSRQVPPFGLNGGSSGACGVNLRLDCDGAEHPLPGSVQLELEAGEAIRMLTPGGGGMGG
- a CDS encoding HupE/UreJ family protein; the protein is MGDSSALTAWQGLISGIGHPLLGPDHLLFLLAIALIGLKRPLAWVVPLLALGLGGSVLSQFIPLPDAIAPWAEALVSLSLVAEGLIALTVLSPFWLCPLIALHGFLLGSTIFGAEATPLLTYFLGLLLGQGALLLLVAAWSKGLLERLGSQGQRLGAGIWMGIGMAFAWVALID
- a CDS encoding c-type cytochrome; translation: MRHFLSLALAALIALIAPSMVFAADAAHGEQVFSANCAACHIGGGNVVNGQRTLQQDDLKAYLANYNEGHEEAIAYQVTNGKNGMPAFGPNLSAAEIADVAAYVESQSVKGWS
- a CDS encoding 16S rRNA (uracil(1498)-N(3))-methyltransferase gives rise to the protein MNIVVLDRSDWRDEEHVRLVDRRADHIRAVLRAAVGDSVRVGELNGLLGHGRICAIDADSVVLRVELSQPPPPRHRFDVVLSLPRPKVLRRLFRTVAEYGVANLHLIQSARVEKSYWQSPLLAPDKVHDALLAGMERASDTVVPKVHQYRRFRPFVEDQLKDICAGRPCWIAQMGASLALRETPPGDAVVMVGPEGGFVPFELELAQAVLAQPVHLGSRTLSVDTALTTALAQG